Proteins encoded in a region of the Zea mays cultivar B73 chromosome 4, Zm-B73-REFERENCE-NAM-5.0, whole genome shotgun sequence genome:
- the LOC100279373 gene encoding Dihydrolipoyllysine-residue acetyltransferase component 4 of pyruvate dehydrogenase complex, chloroplastic, whose amino-acid sequence MATAPAPLSLSASTLPARLRAGVVPAGTRWRQPRRGRMVVRAKIREIFMPALSSTMTEGKIVSWSAGEGDRVSKGDAVVVVESDKADMDVETFHDGIVAVVLVQAGESAPVGAPIALLAESEEEVPLALAKAQELSNGQPQQAPPAPTEDAAAAPPPLPAATTAPAPVAAGTKGITSPHAKKLAKQHRVDLAKITGTGPYGRITPADIEAAAGIKPKSEPTPAAAAAPPPVAAPSVGAVPQAAVLPPVPGATVVPFTTMQAAVSKNMVESLAVPAFRVGYPIVTDKLDELYEKVKPKGVTMTVLLAKAAAMALAQHPVVNSTCRDGKSFTYNSNINIAVAVAIDGGLITPVLQDADKLDIYLLSQNWKDLVKKARAKQLQPNDYNSGTFTLSNLGMFGVDRFDAILPPGQGAIMAVGASKPTVVADKDGFFSVKSKMLVNVTADHRIVYGADLAAFLQTFAKIIEDPESLTL is encoded by the exons ATGGCGACGGCCCCCGCACCCCTCTCGCTCTCCGCCTCCACCCTGCCCGCCCGGCTCCGTGCCGGAGTGGTACCGGCGGGCACACGGTGGAGGCAGCCGCGGCGCGGGCGGATGGTGGTGCGCGCCAAGATCCGGGAGATCTTCATGCCGGCGCTGAGCTCCACCATGACGGAGGGAAAGATCGTATCCTGGTCCGCGGGCGAGGGAGACCGCGTCTCCAAGGGCGATGCTGTTGTGGTCGTCGAGTCTGACAAGGCCGACATGGACGTCGAGACCTTCCACGACGGCATCGTGGCGGTGGTCCTCGTCCAGGCTGGCGAGTCAGCGCCGGTGGGCGCCCCCATTGCGCTGCtcgcggagtcggaggaggaggttCCCCTCGCGCTCGCCAAGGCTCAGGAGCTCTCCAACGGGCAGCCGCAGCAGGCGCCTCCTGCTCCGACGGAGGATGCCGCAGCGGCGCCGCCCCCTCTTCCGGCTGCGACGACTGCTCCAGCGCCGGTGGCCGCGGGGACGAAGGGCATTACCAGCCCGCACGCTAAGAAGCTGGCTAAGCAGCACAGGGTGGACCTTGCCAAGATTACTGGCACCGGGCCGTACGGTCGAATTACGCCGGCAGATATTGAGGCGGCTGCCGGAATCAAGCCGAAGTCAGAGCCcactcctgctgctgctgctgcgccaCCACCTGTGGCCGCGCCTTCAGTTGGTGCTGTGCCTCAGGCAGCAGTGCTGCCGCCGGTTCCTGGCGCGACTGTTGTTCCATTCACTACCATGCAGGCTGCAGTGAGCAAGAACATGGTGGAGAGCCTGGCAGTGCCAGCATTCCGCGTTGGGTACCCCATTGTAACCGATAAGCTCGATGAGCTGTACGAAAAG GTTAAGCCAAAGGGAGTGACAATGACAGTGCTGTTGGCGAAGGCTGCAGCCATGGCTCTTGCACAGCACCCTGTTGTCAATAGTACCTGCAGGGATGGAAAGAGCTTCACATACAACAGTAATATCAACATTGCAGTGGCTGTGGCAATTGATGGTGGCCTTATTACACCTGTCCTTCAGGATGCAGACAAG CTGGATATTTATTTGCTCTCGCAAAATTGGAAGGACCTAGTCAAGAAAGCACGTGCAAAACAGCTCCAACCAAATGATTACAACTCTG GGACTTTTACACTGTCCAACTTGGGTATGTTTGGTGTAGATCGGTTTGATGCAATCCTTCCACCTGGCCAG GGAGCTATTATGGCTGTTGGAGCCTCGAAACCTACAGTTGTGGCTGATAAAGATGGTTTCTTTAGCGTCAAGAGCAAAATGCTG GTCAATGTCACTGCTGATCACAGGATTGTATACGGTGCTGATTTGGCAGCATTTCTACAAACTTTTGCAAAGATTATTGAGGATCCTGAGAGCTTAACTTTGTAA
- the LOC100275334 gene encoding uncharacterized protein LOC100275334, protein MNTDITASTKPEYPVVDRNPAFTKVVGNFSALDYMRLSTISAVSVTVGYLSGIKPGIRGPSMVTGGLIGVMGGFMYAYQNSAGRLMGFFPNDAEVARYKHKLH, encoded by the exons ATGAACACCGACATCACCGCCTCGACTAAGCCGGAGTACCCGGTGGTGGATCGGAACCCGGCCTTCACCAAGGTGGTCGGCAACTTCTCTGCGCTCGACTACATGCGCCTCTCCACCATctccgccgtctccgtcaccgtTGGCTACCTCTCCG GGATCAAGCCGGGGATCCGGGGCCCGTCGATGGTCACGGGCGGCCTCATCGGGGTCATGGGAGGGTTCATGTACGCCTACCAGAACTCCGCCGGGCGCCTAATGGGATTCTTTCCCAACGACGCCGAGGTTGCGCGCTACAAGCACAAGCTTCATTGA